From Coturnix japonica isolate 7356 chromosome 1, Coturnix japonica 2.1, whole genome shotgun sequence, the proteins below share one genomic window:
- the LOC107320165 gene encoding uncharacterized protein LOC107320165 isoform X3 encodes MLLFLPTLLARSYISATMSQHIRKPYGSAVPLFIFFLLVDVGVSDGNVSEENATLSHRRTQVPLLTTLEPCPQHRSLTGLTARWYKEDEKGKTDLQENNMTMLPNNSRVFMSGDLSQGAVSLVILNVTTSDHGIYFCEVTLPDGKVMTGDGDKAEDQEGSRLVWYRRIYWNNHWGCGSWYRRPGSSDYHFNATAKEMHPLHETRLSPSLICRAKGSTGRCKG; translated from the exons ATGCTGCTTTTTTTGCCTACGCTGCTAGCGAGATCATATATTTCAGCAACTATGAGCCAGCACATTAGGAAGCCCTATGGATCTGCAGTgcctttgttcattttcttcctcctggtGG ATGTTGGTGTTAGTGATGGAAATGTGAGCGAAGAGAATGCAACCCTGTCTCACAGGAGAACACAGGTTCCACTGCTGACAACACTTGAGCCATG CCCACAGCACCGTTCCCTGACTGGCCTGACAGCGAGGTGGtacaaagaagatgaaaagggGAAGACAGACCTACAAGAAAACAACATGACCATGTTGCCAAATAATTCTAGGGTTTTCATGAGTGGAGACTTATCCCAAGGTGCTGTTTCCCTGGTGATCCTCAATGTGACGACCAGTGACCACGGTATCTATTTCTGTGAGGTTACACTTCCGGATGGGAAGGTGATGACAGGAGATGGGGACAAAGCTGAGGATCAGGAGGGCTCTAG GCTTGTTTGGTATAGAAGAATCTATTGGAACAATCATTGGGGTTGTGGCAGCTGGTATCGGAGGCCTGGGAGTTCTGATTATCATTTTAACGCCACAGCTAAGGAGATGCATCCTCTGCATGAAACGAGGCTCTCACCAAG CTTGATCTGCAGAGCTAAAGGAAGCACCGGAAGATGCAAAGGCTAA
- the LOC107320165 gene encoding uncharacterized protein LOC107320165 isoform X1, protein MLLFLPTLLARSYISATMSQHIRKPYGSAVPLFIFFLLVDVGVSDGNVSEENATLSHRRTQVPLLTTLEPWQVFVTQTPAKEKAKEGETVVLNCHFNSPQHRSLTGLTARWYKEDEKGKTDLQENNMTMLPNNSRVFMSGDLSQGAVSLVILNVTTSDHGIYFCEVTLPDGKVMTGDGDKAEDQEGSRLVWYRRIYWNNHWGCGSWYRRPGSSDYHFNATAKEMHPLHETRLSPSLICRAKGSTGRCKG, encoded by the exons ATGCTGCTTTTTTTGCCTACGCTGCTAGCGAGATCATATATTTCAGCAACTATGAGCCAGCACATTAGGAAGCCCTATGGATCTGCAGTgcctttgttcattttcttcctcctggtGG ATGTTGGTGTTAGTGATGGAAATGTGAGCGAAGAGAATGCAACCCTGTCTCACAGGAGAACACAGGTTCCACTGCTGACAACACTTGAGCCATGGCAAGTTTTCGTAACTCAAACACCAGCCAAGGAAAAAGCCAAAGAGGGTGAAACTGTGGTCTTAAATTGTCACTTTAACAGCCCACAGCACCGTTCCCTGACTGGCCTGACAGCGAGGTGGtacaaagaagatgaaaagggGAAGACAGACCTACAAGAAAACAACATGACCATGTTGCCAAATAATTCTAGGGTTTTCATGAGTGGAGACTTATCCCAAGGTGCTGTTTCCCTGGTGATCCTCAATGTGACGACCAGTGACCACGGTATCTATTTCTGTGAGGTTACACTTCCGGATGGGAAGGTGATGACAGGAGATGGGGACAAAGCTGAGGATCAGGAGGGCTCTAG GCTTGTTTGGTATAGAAGAATCTATTGGAACAATCATTGGGGTTGTGGCAGCTGGTATCGGAGGCCTGGGAGTTCTGATTATCATTTTAACGCCACAGCTAAGGAGATGCATCCTCTGCATGAAACGAGGCTCTCACCAAG CTTGATCTGCAGAGCTAAAGGAAGCACCGGAAGATGCAAAGGCTAA
- the LOC107320165 gene encoding uncharacterized protein LOC107320165 isoform X2, which yields MLLFLPTLLARSYISATMSQHIRKPYGSAVPLFIFFLLVDVGVSDGNVSEENATLSHRRTQVPLLTTLEPWQVFVTQTPAKEKAKEGETVVLNCHFNSPQHRSLTGLTARWYKEDEKGKTDLQENNMTMLPNNSRVFMSGDLSQGAVSLVILNVTTSDHGIYFCEVTLPDGKVMTGDGDKAEDQEGSRLVWYRRIYWNNHWGCGSWYRRPGSSDYHFNATAKEMHPLHETRLSPSIA from the exons ATGCTGCTTTTTTTGCCTACGCTGCTAGCGAGATCATATATTTCAGCAACTATGAGCCAGCACATTAGGAAGCCCTATGGATCTGCAGTgcctttgttcattttcttcctcctggtGG ATGTTGGTGTTAGTGATGGAAATGTGAGCGAAGAGAATGCAACCCTGTCTCACAGGAGAACACAGGTTCCACTGCTGACAACACTTGAGCCATGGCAAGTTTTCGTAACTCAAACACCAGCCAAGGAAAAAGCCAAAGAGGGTGAAACTGTGGTCTTAAATTGTCACTTTAACAGCCCACAGCACCGTTCCCTGACTGGCCTGACAGCGAGGTGGtacaaagaagatgaaaagggGAAGACAGACCTACAAGAAAACAACATGACCATGTTGCCAAATAATTCTAGGGTTTTCATGAGTGGAGACTTATCCCAAGGTGCTGTTTCCCTGGTGATCCTCAATGTGACGACCAGTGACCACGGTATCTATTTCTGTGAGGTTACACTTCCGGATGGGAAGGTGATGACAGGAGATGGGGACAAAGCTGAGGATCAGGAGGGCTCTAG GCTTGTTTGGTATAGAAGAATCTATTGGAACAATCATTGGGGTTGTGGCAGCTGGTATCGGAGGCCTGGGAGTTCTGATTATCATTTTAACGCCACAGCTAAGGAGATGCATCCTCTGCATGAAACGAGGCTCTCACCAAG CATAGCTTGA
- the LOC107320165 gene encoding uncharacterized protein LOC107320165 isoform X4, protein MGKNEPVDCVKDVGVSDGNVSEENATLSHRRTQVPLLTTLEPWQVFVTQTPAKEKAKEGETVVLNCHFNSPQHRSLTGLTARWYKEDEKGKTDLQENNMTMLPNNSRVFMSGDLSQGAVSLVILNVTTSDHGIYFCEVTLPDGKVMTGDGDKAEDQEGSRLVWYRRIYWNNHWGCGSWYRRPGSSDYHFNATAKEMHPLHETRLSPSLICRAKGSTGRCKG, encoded by the exons ATGGGAAAGAATGAACCTGTGGATTGCGTGAAGG ATGTTGGTGTTAGTGATGGAAATGTGAGCGAAGAGAATGCAACCCTGTCTCACAGGAGAACACAGGTTCCACTGCTGACAACACTTGAGCCATGGCAAGTTTTCGTAACTCAAACACCAGCCAAGGAAAAAGCCAAAGAGGGTGAAACTGTGGTCTTAAATTGTCACTTTAACAGCCCACAGCACCGTTCCCTGACTGGCCTGACAGCGAGGTGGtacaaagaagatgaaaagggGAAGACAGACCTACAAGAAAACAACATGACCATGTTGCCAAATAATTCTAGGGTTTTCATGAGTGGAGACTTATCCCAAGGTGCTGTTTCCCTGGTGATCCTCAATGTGACGACCAGTGACCACGGTATCTATTTCTGTGAGGTTACACTTCCGGATGGGAAGGTGATGACAGGAGATGGGGACAAAGCTGAGGATCAGGAGGGCTCTAG GCTTGTTTGGTATAGAAGAATCTATTGGAACAATCATTGGGGTTGTGGCAGCTGGTATCGGAGGCCTGGGAGTTCTGATTATCATTTTAACGCCACAGCTAAGGAGATGCATCCTCTGCATGAAACGAGGCTCTCACCAAG CTTGATCTGCAGAGCTAAAGGAAGCACCGGAAGATGCAAAGGCTAA
- the LOC107320189 gene encoding phospholipase A2-like, whose protein sequence is MYMHKNPGSGELLNTPTLPFTWQYWTAEQQSTASYRYRGALPMGWRLLLLLLLHAVWKGALGKSHSLHTRGIIELAGAISCGTGRSPLAYIGYGCYCGLGGRGWPKDETDWCCHRHDCCYDKAEREGCSPKVQRYQWICEKNVVRCDNLTDKCEKMLCLCDQEAAKCWGAAPYNPQFILWPNFLCGQTHPTCHFKYGGSE, encoded by the exons ATGTATATGCATAAAAACCCTGGAAGCGGAGAGCTGTTGAACACACCCACTCTTCCATTCACTTGGCAGTACTGgactgcagaacagcagagcacagcatcGTACCGGTACAGAGGAGCTCTGCCCATGGGctggcggctgctgctgctacttctGCTGCATGCAG TTTGGAAAGGTGCTCTGGGAAAATCCCACTCACTCCACACCCGAGGAATCATTGAATTGGCAGGTGCTATATCATGCGGCACAGGACGGTCTCCCTTGGCATATATTGGCTATGGATGTTACTGCGGACTGGGAGGACGAGGCTGGCCTAAGGATGAAACTGACTG GTGCTGCCACAGGCACGACTGCTGCTACGACAAGGCAGAGAGAGAGGGCTGCAGTCCAAAGGTACAGCGCTACCAGTGGATATGCGAGAAGAATGTTGTACGGTGCG ataaCCTGACGgacaaatgtgaaaaaatgttGTGCCTGTGTGACCAAGAAGCAGCAAAGTGTTGGGGAGCAGCCCCTTACAACCCACAGTTCATTCTCTGGCCAAACTTTCTATGTGGGCAGACTCATCCAACCTGCCATTTCAAGTATGGAGGATCAGAAtag
- the CLDND1 gene encoding claudin domain-containing protein 1 isoform X2, whose translation MMDNRFATALVIACVLSLISTIYMAASLGTDFWYEYHTLSPAENITEAGRSIWEEFVSEEADEKTYTDALFRCNGTVGLWRRCITVPKNSHWYSPPETDMTTNCISFSLSDQFMEKYIEPGNHNSGTDLNRTYLWRLQFLLPFVSLGLMCFGALIGLCACACRSLYPAIATGVLHFLAGLCTLGLVGCYVAGIELLHKKLPLPGDVRGEFGWSFCLACVSAPLQFMAAALFIWAARTNRKEFTLLKAYRVA comes from the exons ATGATGGATAACCGTTTTGCTACAGCGCTGGTAATTGCATGTGTTCTCAGCCTCATCTCCACCATATATATGGCAGCTTCCTTGGGTACTGATTTCTGGTATGAGTATCATACTCTGTCCCCTGCTGAGAACATTACTGAAGCCGGCAGGAGCATCTGGGAAGAATTTGTCAGTGAAGAGGCAGATGAGAAGACCTACACAGATGCACTATTCCGATGCAACGGCACCGTTGGGTTGTGGAGGAGGTGCATTACTGTACCCAAAAACTCTCACTGGTACAGCCCACCAG AAACTGATATGACTACAAACTGCATCAGTTTTTCCCTCTCCGATCAGTTTATGGAGAAGTACATAGAGCCTGGAAATCACAACAGTGGCACAGATTTGAATCGGACTT ATCTCTGGCGATTGCAGTTTCTCCTGCCATTTGTTAGCCTTGGTCTTATGTGCTTTGGAGCTCTGATTGGGCTCTGTGCGTGCGCCTGTCGCAGCCTGTACCCTGCCATTGCCACTGGAGTCCTCCATTTTCTTGCAG GACTTTGTACACTGGGCCTGGTTGGCTGCTATGTAGCTGGGATTGAACTGCTTCATAAGAAGCTGCCCCTACCTGGTGACGTGAGGGGTGAATTTGGCTGGTCCTTCTGCCTGGCCTGCGTCTCAGCACCTTTGCAGTTTATGGCAGCTGCTCTTTTCATCTGGGCAGCTCGCACCAACAGAAAGGAATTCACTCTCTTGAAAGCATACCGTGTAGCATA A
- the CLDND1 gene encoding claudin domain-containing protein 1 isoform X1 → MMDNRFATALVIACVLSLISTIYMAASLGTDFWYEYHTLSPAENITEAGRSIWEEFVSEEADEKTYTDALFRCNGTVGLWRRCITVPKNSHWYSPPETDMTTNCISFSLSDQFMEKYIEPGNHNSGTDLNRTYLWRLQFLLPFVSLGLMCFGALIGLCACACRSLYPAIATGVLHFLAGLCTLGLVGCYVAGIELLHKKLPLPGDVRGEFGWSFCLACVSAPLQFMAAALFIWAARTNRKEFTLLKAYRVA, encoded by the exons ATGATGGATAACCGTTTTGCTACAGCGCTGGTAATTGCATGTGTTCTCAGCCTCATCTCCACCATATATATGGCAGCTTCCTTGGGTACTGATTTCTGGTATGAGTATCATACTCTGTCCCCTGCTGAGAACATTACTGAAGCCGGCAGGAGCATCTGGGAAGAATTTGTCAGTGAAGAGGCAGATGAGAAGACCTACACAGATGCACTATTCCGATGCAACGGCACCGTTGGGTTGTGGAGGAGGTGCATTACTGTACCCAAAAACTCTCACTGGTACAGCCCACCAG AAACTGATATGACTACAAACTGCATCAGTTTTTCCCTCTCCGATCAGTTTATGGAGAAGTACATAGAGCCTGGAAATCACAACAGTGGCACAGATTTGAATCGGACTT ATCTCTGGCGATTGCAGTTTCTCCTGCCATTTGTTAGCCTTGGTCTTATGTGCTTTGGAGCTCTGATTGGGCTCTGTGCGTGCGCCTGTCGCAGCCTGTACCCTGCCATTGCCACTGGAGTCCTCCATTTTCTTGCAG GACTTTGTACACTGGGCCTGGTTGGCTGCTATGTAGCTGGGATTGAACTGCTTCATAAGAAGCTGCCCCTACCTGGTGACGTGAGGGGTGAATTTGGCTGGTCCTTCTGCCTGGCCTGCGTCTCAGCACCTTTGCAGTTTATGGCAGCTGCTCTTTTCATCTGGGCAGCTCGCACCAACAGAAAGGAATTCACTCTCTTGAAAGCATACCGTGTAGCATAG
- the GPR15 gene encoding G-protein coupled receptor 15, with protein sequence MRTAGPEMDLIQLSPVTTVTFSYDDYYYEDEDSCQHKQLQHMTAFLPILYAAVFLVGILGNSILIVALVFKRRVQRLIDVFIINLAASDFIFLITLPFWVDKEASDGMWRVGSFLCKASSYIISVNMYCSILLLTCMSADRYLAIMYPSIARRVRTRSYSSGLCFCVWLLSCCLGTPTLLSRELEERYGKMYCTDKDVTESKQITSLVILILAFFFPLLSILTFYCSITRRLCMHYQRSGKHDKKLRKSIKIVFIVVAAFVISWVPFNLFKLMAILLRLQKLHDCFLDMVAQLGIRVSSPFAFANSCANPFIYYCFDNYIRRAMLRCLCPWVKASNSTTISDTLDTRLSYSLSNFITGEYTARKRRRSVSL encoded by the coding sequence ATGAGGACAGCTGGGCCAGAAATGGATCTCATTCAGCTTTCACCTGTGACTACGGTCACTTTCAGCTATGATGACTACTACTATGAGGACGAGGACAGCTGCCAGCATAAGCAGCTACAACATATGACTGCTTTCCTCCCTATCCTGTACGCTGCCGTGTTCTTGGTGGGCATTCTTGGCAACTCCATCCTTATTGTAGCCTTAGTCTTCAAGCGACGGGTCCAGAGGCTGATTGACGTCTTCATCATCAACCTCGCTGCTTCAGACTTCATCTTCCTCATCACGCTGCCATTCTGGGTGGACAAGGAGGCATCAGATGGGATGTGGAGGGTAGGATCTTTCCTCTGTAAAGCTAGTTCTTACATCATCTCAGTTAACATGTACTGCagcatcctcctcctcacttGTATGAGTGCAGACCGGTACCTTGCCATCATGTACCCCTCCATTGCTAGAAGGGTCCGAACCAGATCCTATTCCAGTGGACTTTGCTTCTGCGTCTGGTTGTTATCCTGCTGCTTAGGGACGCCAACTCTTTTGTCCAGAGAACTGGAAGAGCGCTACGGCAAGATGTACTGCACAGACAAAGATGTGACAGAATCCAAACAGATCACATCACTGGTGATTTTAATCCTGGCCTTCTTCTTCCCACTGTTGAGCATTCTGACCTTTTACTGCTCCATCACAAGGAGACTCTGTATGCATTACCAGAGATCTGGGAAACACGataagaaactgagaaaatcTATCAAGATCGTCTTTATTGTGGTGGCTGCTTTTGTCATCTCTTGGGTCCCCTTCAATCTCTTCAAGCTTATGGCCATCCTTTTGCGACTGCAGAAGCTGCATGACTGTTTTCTTGACATGGTTGCTCAGCTGGGCATTAGGGTGAGCAGCCCCTTTGCCTTTGCCAACAGCTGCGCCAACCCTTTTATTTACTACTGCTTTGACAACTACATCCGCAGAGCCATGCTCAGGTGCCTGTGTCCATGGGTGAAAGCCAGCAACAGCACCACCATCTCCGACACCTTGGATACTCGCCTGAGCTACTCCTTATCCAATTTCATCACAGGGGAGTACACTGCGAGGAAGAGGAGGCGCTCAGTTTCCCTTTGA